One [Clostridium] saccharolyticum WM1 DNA segment encodes these proteins:
- the pknB gene encoding Stk1 family PASTA domain-containing Ser/Thr kinase gives MILRPGTFLQDRYEILDQIGSGGMSDVYKALCHKLNRPVAIKVLKEEFSSDSGFVSKFKMEAQAAARLSHPNIVNIYDVVDEGNLHYIVMELIEGITLKNYIIKKGCLDVKEAIGVAISVAQGIAAAHEQGIIHRDIKPQNIIIARDGKVKVADFGIARAASSQTLSATAVGSVHYISPEQARGGYSDVRSDIYSLGITMYEMVAGRVPFQGDNTVTVALAHLEDPITPPSYYNEGIPVGFENIILKCTEKKPEYRYGTMHEVISDLRKALVNPDGDFVQYNSQVDDSQTVIIGKPELEQIRSGRKIQADPAVSRNGGRNQEQRQERRMEKKPGQQPGSIRTRKQDTDDDINPKIERLLTAAGVVVAILIVVVLIIVFSKVSGLFRSGSPKETESTAEISTEETLSDKKVKMPSIVGLATDIAEQKLKDNGGLYMKVSDYVFDDTLDKGDIVSQDPVEGTVTDKYSAVYVVVSKGPEHVTIDLAKLGLEKMDGASAKTALEGSGLTVTVEQKNSDTVAAGYVISYSPAEAKEGENVTLVVSSGPALVNPVTVPNIAGQTEEIALEMLADVGLVQGTVTEAASETVVRGSIISQSLTANSQVEAGTAMNYVVSSGTVQQAKYKYLASIDKSYSLQNIIGPGSGSTQLTLKIQLRQPVNGKDEVRELMGPVTMTGDQMLPVSFKNIEGAYGVTSGTVEIVNVETGDVINSYSITFIPVPQS, from the coding sequence ATGATCTTGAGACCGGGGACATTTTTACAGGACAGATATGAAATACTGGACCAGATCGGTTCCGGCGGGATGTCAGATGTGTATAAGGCCCTGTGCCATAAATTAAACCGCCCTGTCGCTATAAAAGTATTAAAGGAAGAATTCAGTTCGGACAGCGGTTTTGTAAGCAAGTTTAAAATGGAGGCCCAGGCAGCGGCCCGTCTATCCCATCCAAACATCGTCAATATCTATGATGTTGTGGACGAGGGGAACCTCCATTATATTGTTATGGAACTGATTGAAGGAATTACATTAAAAAATTATATTATAAAAAAGGGCTGTCTTGATGTGAAGGAGGCCATCGGCGTCGCAATCTCCGTAGCACAGGGGATCGCGGCAGCTCATGAGCAGGGGATCATACACCGGGATATTAAGCCGCAGAATATCATCATAGCCAGAGACGGTAAGGTAAAGGTGGCCGATTTCGGTATTGCAAGGGCTGCCTCATCCCAGACCTTAAGTGCAACTGCGGTAGGCTCTGTCCATTACATATCGCCTGAACAGGCCAGAGGCGGCTATAGTGATGTCAGAAGCGATATTTATTCTCTGGGTATTACCATGTATGAAATGGTGGCCGGACGTGTCCCGTTTCAGGGTGACAACACGGTGACTGTTGCCCTGGCTCATCTGGAAGATCCAATAACACCGCCCAGTTACTACAATGAGGGAATTCCGGTAGGCTTTGAGAATATTATTTTAAAATGTACCGAGAAAAAACCGGAGTACCGTTACGGAACCATGCATGAGGTCATATCCGATTTGCGGAAGGCACTTGTTAATCCTGACGGGGATTTTGTTCAGTACAATTCCCAGGTGGATGATTCCCAGACGGTCATTATAGGAAAGCCAGAGCTGGAACAGATCCGTTCCGGACGGAAAATTCAGGCAGATCCTGCGGTCAGCCGGAATGGAGGCAGAAACCAGGAACAGAGGCAGGAGCGCCGCATGGAAAAAAAACCTGGTCAGCAGCCGGGCAGTATCAGAACCAGAAAACAGGATACCGACGATGACATCAATCCCAAAATAGAACGGCTCCTGACTGCAGCAGGTGTGGTTGTTGCCATTCTCATTGTGGTGGTGCTTATTATTGTATTCTCCAAAGTGAGTGGTCTGTTCCGTTCTGGATCCCCAAAGGAAACGGAATCAACGGCAGAGATTTCTACAGAAGAAACTTTAAGTGACAAAAAGGTGAAAATGCCAAGCATTGTGGGACTGGCAACGGATATTGCGGAGCAGAAGCTAAAGGACAACGGCGGACTGTATATGAAGGTCAGTGATTACGTATTTGATGATACCCTTGATAAAGGGGATATTGTATCACAGGACCCTGTTGAGGGTACCGTAACCGATAAGTATTCTGCTGTTTATGTGGTAGTCAGCAAAGGTCCGGAGCACGTTACCATTGACTTAGCGAAGCTTGGGCTGGAGAAGATGGATGGAGCTTCTGCAAAGACAGCACTGGAAGGCAGCGGTCTGACAGTCACAGTGGAGCAGAAGAACAGCGATACCGTTGCGGCAGGATATGTGATCAGTTACAGTCCCGCCGAAGCGAAAGAAGGGGAGAATGTAACCCTGGTTGTAAGCAGTGGTCCGGCACTCGTAAATCCAGTCACGGTTCCCAATATTGCCGGACAGACTGAGGAAATCGCCTTGGAGATGCTGGCTGATGTAGGACTGGTTCAGGGAACGGTTACCGAAGCGGCCTCAGAAACAGTTGTCCGGGGCAGCATTATCAGTCAGTCCTTAACTGCAAACTCCCAGGTGGAAGCCGGAACCGCCATGAATTATGTAGTCAGCAGCGGGACGGTACAACAGGCAAAATACAAATATCTGGCTTCCATAGACAAATCCTATTCCCTGCAGAACATCATCGGGCCAGGCTCCGGAAGCACTCAACTCACTTTAAAGATACAGCTTCGGCAGCCGGTCAATGGAAAAGACGAAGTCAGAGAGCTTATGGGTCCTGTTACCATGACAGGCGACCAGATGCTTCCTGTATCATTTAAAAATATTGAAGGTGCTTACGGCGTTACCAGCGGAACCGTAGAGATCGTGAATGTGGAGACGGGCGATGTGATCAATTCTTATTCCATCACATTTATTCCGGTCCCCCAATCATAA
- the rlmN gene encoding 23S rRNA (adenine(2503)-C(2))-methyltransferase RlmN yields the protein MEKIDIKSLNMEQLTAYVAAIGEKTFRAKQLYEWMHQKLAADFNEMTNLPNSLKETLFQQTELTSLAIVEEKISNIDGTRKYLFALSDGNVIESVLMKYKHGNSVCISSQVGCRMGCRFCASTLDGLERNLSPSEMLDQIYRIQKNTGERVSNVVVMGSGEPLDNYDHLVQFVRLLTDENGLNISQRNITVSTCGIVPGILKLAEEDLQITLALSLHAPNDEVRKTLMPVANRFPLKDVLDACQTYFEKTGRRLTFEYSLVSGVNDNLKEASALAALLKGQHGHVNLIPVNPIKERNFVQSDRKAIEAFKNLLEKNGINVTIRREMGRDINGACGQLRKSFLNQESNASR from the coding sequence ATGGAAAAGATTGATATCAAATCGCTGAATATGGAACAGCTGACTGCATATGTGGCGGCTATAGGAGAAAAAACATTCCGGGCCAAGCAGCTATATGAATGGATGCACCAAAAGCTGGCTGCAGATTTTAATGAAATGACAAATCTTCCGAATTCACTGAAGGAGACGCTTTTTCAGCAGACAGAGCTTACCTCCCTTGCCATTGTGGAGGAGAAGATTTCTAATATAGATGGAACAAGAAAATACTTATTTGCTCTTTCTGATGGGAATGTGATTGAAAGCGTTTTGATGAAATACAAGCATGGAAATTCCGTATGTATTTCATCCCAGGTAGGCTGCCGTATGGGGTGCCGGTTCTGTGCTTCCACCCTTGATGGCCTGGAAAGAAATTTAAGCCCATCAGAAATGCTTGACCAGATATACCGGATCCAGAAGAACACCGGGGAGCGGGTTTCCAATGTGGTGGTTATGGGCTCAGGAGAGCCTCTGGACAATTATGATCATCTGGTTCAATTCGTTCGCCTTCTTACTGATGAAAACGGACTGAATATCAGCCAGCGTAACATAACCGTATCGACCTGCGGCATTGTTCCGGGTATCCTTAAGCTTGCAGAAGAAGATCTGCAGATTACATTGGCATTGTCCCTTCACGCACCTAACGATGAGGTGAGAAAAACCCTGATGCCTGTAGCGAACCGTTTTCCATTAAAGGATGTGCTGGATGCCTGTCAAACGTATTTTGAAAAAACAGGACGCAGGCTTACCTTTGAATACAGCCTGGTAAGCGGTGTCAACGATAATTTAAAAGAGGCGTCCGCTCTGGCTGCTCTTTTAAAAGGCCAGCACGGACATGTAAATCTGATTCCTGTCAATCCCATCAAGGAACGGAATTTCGTACAGTCAGACCGGAAAGCCATAGAAGCCTTTAAAAATCTTCTTGAAAAAAACGGAATTAATGTTACTATAAGAAGAGAAATGGGACGGGATATTAACGGCGCCTGCGGGCAGTTAAGAAAGAGCTTTTTAAATCAGGAGTCAAATGCTTCCCGGTAA
- a CDS encoding Stp1/IreP family PP2C-type Ser/Thr phosphatase, translating into MKACAMTDTGRVRTANQDYVYAQTEPLGALPNLFLVADGMGGHQAGDYASRFIAENLVAHLKQADSPQIVPLLREGILMVNGMLYQESMKSAERNGMGTTLVAAVIEGSTMYVANVGDSRLYLVRNRLQQITKDHSYVEELVSLGQLERGSRDYREKKNIITRAVGTEDKLEIDFFEVSLEPGDYVLLCSDGLSNMLEDAEMEEIICSELELPEKAEKLITVANDNGGKDNIAVVLIEPQIGREVSL; encoded by the coding sequence ATGAAGGCTTGCGCAATGACGGATACCGGAAGAGTCCGCACGGCCAATCAGGATTATGTCTATGCCCAGACAGAACCTCTGGGTGCACTGCCCAATCTTTTTTTGGTTGCAGACGGCATGGGCGGCCATCAGGCCGGGGATTATGCTTCCAGATTCATTGCTGAAAATCTGGTGGCTCACTTAAAACAGGCGGATTCTCCTCAAATTGTTCCGCTTCTTCGGGAGGGGATCTTAATGGTCAACGGTATGCTTTACCAGGAATCCATGAAAAGCGCTGAACGAAACGGTATGGGAACCACCCTGGTGGCGGCGGTGATCGAGGGATCTACCATGTATGTGGCAAATGTGGGAGACAGCCGTCTGTATCTTGTAAGGAACCGGCTGCAGCAGATCACAAAGGATCATTCCTATGTGGAAGAGCTGGTGTCTTTGGGCCAGTTGGAACGTGGAAGCCGGGATTACCGGGAAAAAAAGAATATTATAACAAGAGCGGTTGGTACAGAGGATAAGCTGGAGATTGATTTTTTTGAAGTCAGCCTGGAACCGGGGGATTATGTGCTCCTGTGTTCCGATGGACTCAGCAATATGCTTGAGGACGCTGAGATGGAAGAAATTATCTGCTCGGAACTGGAGCTGCCGGAAAAGGCAGAAAAATTAATTACAGTAGCCAATGACAATGGAGGAAAAGACAACATAGCCGTTGTTTTAATTGAACCCCAAATTGGCAGGGAGGTAAGCTTATGA